Proteins found in one Nitrospinota bacterium genomic segment:
- a CDS encoding right-handed parallel beta-helix repeat-containing protein, with translation MKGMMGTGRIARGSLVALSALLSLALAAGPAFGATIVVPNDEPTIQDAVDAAKKGDTIVVKKGGGLGPNGEYHESVDIDTDDITIKCERGAVIDGAIPSDAPGGARVLTTDGIDVDADDVTIDGCTVQHFFFADGIDVFGDGATIKNNTLLNNLGDGLELDGDNFLVKNNTAINNGFTLEIPVNGVINIPLFGDGFNIGSSDGTIVGNTAIANTIDGFNIGSSDSKNIKILRNRAFRNNSDGFDIEGDDHSIIGNRAEVNEGDGFDLDDMDRAIVANNLARGNDEDGFEFDDTDDSTIRRNVAIENGDDGFDHDNCSNDANKFERNLAIGNESEGFVSCGDRNEFVNNRAIENQSEGFDLDCDDDGLAPTGECTGPIIGNRSIRNADDEGFRLQDFEKTTISGNKAIGNNEEGFEINNVDKTLFENNLARDNGQEGFGVFSGSDSNTFKNNRSIGNAEDGFKINDSDTNTFIKNTITKNFGDGFDIDDTDSDDNIIDGNTVRNNRGTGIENNGGAGGDTIIKNNTMKGNRTDLAGKGDDDTDSDCSGFGGGVDDGFGNTFVTGGFDVCTPGTGDE, from the coding sequence ATGAAGGGAATGATGGGAACAGGAAGAATCGCTCGTGGAAGCCTCGTAGCGCTGTCGGCGCTGCTGTCGCTCGCTCTTGCCGCCGGGCCGGCCTTTGGGGCTACGATAGTCGTACCCAACGATGAGCCCACCATCCAGGACGCGGTGGACGCGGCGAAGAAAGGCGATACTATTGTGGTCAAGAAAGGCGGCGGGCTCGGCCCCAACGGGGAGTACCACGAGTCCGTGGATATAGATACTGATGACATCACCATCAAGTGCGAGAGGGGCGCGGTCATCGACGGTGCCATCCCGAGCGACGCCCCGGGCGGCGCCCGGGTCCTGACCACCGACGGGATCGACGTCGATGCGGACGATGTCACGATTGACGGCTGCACGGTGCAGCACTTCTTCTTCGCAGACGGCATCGATGTGTTTGGGGACGGCGCCACCATCAAGAACAACACCCTGCTTAACAACCTCGGTGACGGCCTTGAACTGGACGGTGACAATTTCCTGGTAAAGAACAACACGGCCATCAACAATGGCTTCACCTTGGAGATTCCGGTTAATGGCGTAATCAATATCCCCCTATTTGGCGACGGCTTCAATATCGGCAGCAGCGACGGGACCATTGTGGGCAACACCGCCATCGCAAATACAATTGATGGGTTCAACATCGGGTCCAGTGACAGTAAGAATATCAAAATACTGCGCAACAGGGCGTTCCGAAACAATAGCGATGGTTTCGATATCGAAGGAGATGACCACTCCATTATCGGCAACAGGGCCGAGGTCAATGAAGGTGACGGCTTCGACCTGGATGACATGGACAGGGCTATTGTGGCGAATAATCTCGCCCGGGGCAATGACGAAGACGGCTTTGAATTTGATGATACCGATGATTCCACCATCCGAAGGAATGTCGCGATCGAAAATGGTGATGACGGCTTCGATCACGACAACTGCAGCAACGACGCCAACAAGTTTGAAAGGAATCTCGCCATCGGGAACGAAAGCGAGGGTTTCGTTAGCTGCGGCGACCGCAACGAGTTTGTGAACAACCGGGCGATTGAAAACCAGAGCGAAGGGTTCGACCTCGACTGCGATGATGATGGTCTTGCCCCTACTGGTGAATGCACCGGCCCGATTATAGGCAACCGCTCCATCCGGAACGCCGACGATGAGGGCTTCCGCCTCCAGGACTTCGAGAAGACCACCATCTCAGGCAACAAGGCCATAGGAAACAATGAAGAAGGCTTCGAAATCAATAACGTCGATAAAACTCTCTTTGAGAACAACCTCGCCAGAGACAACGGCCAGGAAGGCTTCGGGGTCTTTAGTGGCAGCGACTCCAACACCTTCAAAAACAACCGGAGCATAGGGAACGCCGAGGACGGCTTTAAGATAAACGACTCCGACACGAATACGTTTATTAAGAACACCATCACGAAAAACTTCGGGGATGGGTTCGACATCGACGACACAGACTCCGACGACAACATCATCGACGGCAACACCGTGAGAAACAACCGCGGGACGGGTATCGAGAACAACGGCGGCGCCGGCGGTGATACGATTATCAAGAACAACACGATGAAGGGCAACAGGACCGACCTGGCCGGCAAGGGAGACGACGATACCGATTCTGATTGCAGCGGCTTCGGCGGCGGCGTGGATGACGGCTTCGGCAACACCTTCGTCACCGGCGGGTTCGACGTCTGCACCCCCGGCACGGGGGATGAGTAG